The Neorhizobium sp. NCHU2750 genome contains the following window.
GGTGGGCCTGAATTTCGGCCTGCTGATCGGCTTCGTTGCCGGCATGATCTCCTTCATCCCCTATATCGGCTCGCTGCTTGGCCTGGTGATGGCGATCGGCGTGGCGGTCGTGCAGTTCTGGCCGGATTATCCCTGGATCATCGCTGCCGCCTGCGTGTTCTTCACCGGCCAGTTCCTCGAAGGCAATGTGCTTCAGCCGAAACTGGTCGGTCAGAGCGTCGGCCTTCATCCGGTCTGGCTGATGTTTGCGCTGTTTGCCTTCGGCGCCCTGTTCGGCTTCGTCGGCCTTTTGATGGCCGTTCCGGCGGCTGCGGTGGTTGGCGTGCTTGTCCGCTTCGCCCTGAAGCGGTATCTTGACAGCGACATCTATTATGGACGATCCGCCGATCTCCCCTGGGAAGAAGCGCCGCCGCATGTGGTCGAGCATCACACGGCCGACGCGGCAGCTCCCGCCCGCGAGATCGAAGGCCCGAAGAACAGCTGAACGTTGATGACCGAGACGAAAGACCGCCCGGCAGGCAAGGGCGAACAACTGCCTTTGCAATTTTCCCATGCGACCGCACGTGGCCGCGACGACCTGCTCGTCTCGGAGCGGCTTGCCGCTGCGGTTTCGCTCGTCGATGAATGGCCGAACTGGCCGTCGCCCGTCGTCGTGCTGGCCGGTCCGGTCGGATCCGGGAAATCCCATCTCGCCCATATCTGGCGCGAGCATTCCGCGGCCGTCGAGATCCACCCGACGGCAGGCTCGAATGCATCGCAGGTCGCAGCATCCGGTCCCGTCCTGTTCGAGGATGCCGATCGCCGCGGTTTCGACGACACCGAGCTTTTCCACGTCATCAACGCCGTGCGCCAGCATGGCCACACGCTGCTTCTCACCTCGCGGCTCTGGCCGATCTCCTGGCCGGTCGAGCTGCCGGATCTGAAGTCGCGGCTGAAGGCCGCGACGGTGGTGGAAATCGGAGAGCCGGACGAGGATTTGCTGGCCCAGGTCATCATCAAGCTTTTTGCCGATCGTCAGCTTAACATTGATGACAAACTGGTGGGCTATATCGTCACCCGGATGGAACGGTCGCTGGAAGCTGCCCAGCGCGTCGTCGACCAGCTGGACCGACTGGCGCTTGCCCGTGGAACCCGCATCAACCGCGCACTCGCGGCCGAAGTGCTGGAAAACTATGGTCAGGCGGATAGTCGTGCAGATGGCGGCGACGACGGCAGTTGACTGTCACAGTTCCGTCGTCAAAACGTTATACCGCCGAGAGGCTTGAAGGTAAGAGGACGGAGCCATGGACCAGATCGCCGAACCGCAGGAAATCAAGGACGTCAAGGAAGTCAGGGAAGTCGAGGCGGTGCCCAGCTTCGAGGAGCAGCTGTCGAGTTCGGACCGCTTCATCAACCGAGAATTTTCCTGGCTGCAGTTCAATCGGCGCGTTCTGGAAGAAACGCTGAATACGGCTCATCCTCTTCTTGAGCGGGTTCGCTTCCTGTCGATCTCGGCCGCCAACCTCGATGAATTTTTCATGGTCCGCGTCGCCGGCCTCGAAGGCCAGGTCCGTCAGGGCATCGTCATCCGCAGCCCCGACGGCAAGACGCCGGCCGAACAGCTCGATTCAATCCTTCAGGAAATCGACAACCTGCAGATGGAGCAGCAGGCTTCGCTCGCCGTCCTGCAGCAATATCTGGCGCAGGAAGACATCCTCATCGTTCGCCCGAATGCTCTGTCCGCCGAAGACAAGGCGTGGCTCGCGACCGATTTCGAAGAGGATCTCTTTCCGGTTCTGACGCCGCTTGCGATCGATCCGGCGCACCCGTTCCCCTTCATCCCCAATCTCGGTTTCTCCATGGGCCTGCAGCTTCACAGCCTGCACGGCAAGGAGCCGATGACCGGCCTGCTTCGCCTGCCCACGACGCTCGACCGTTTCGTTCGCCTGCCGGATGAGGGCACGACGATCCGCTACATCACGCTCGAAGACGTGGTCGGCATGTTCACCGACCGGCTTTTCCCCGGCTACGAGGTCAAGGGTGCCGGCACGTTCCGCATCATCCGCGACAGCGATCTTGAAGTCGAGGAAGAAGCCGAAGATCTGGTGCGCTTCTTCGAGACGGCATTGAAGCGCCGCCGCCGCGGCAAGGTCATCCGCATCGAGACGGACAGTGAAATGCCGGCATCGCTGCGCCAGTTCGTGGTGCAGGAGCTCGGCGTGCCGGATAACCGCGTTGCGGTTCTGCCCGGCCTGCTCGCCTTGAACACCATGTCGGAAATCACCAAGGCGCCGCGCGAGGACCTGCGGTTTGAAAGCTACAATGCGCGATTTCCGGAGCGCGTTCGCGACCATGCTGGCGATTGCCTTGCTGCCATCCGCGAAAAGGACATGGTGGTCCACCATCCGTATGAGAGCTTCGACGTGGTTGTGCAGTTCCTCCTGCAGGCCGCCCGCGATCCCGACGTGCTTGCCATCAAGCAGACCCTCTACAGAACCTCCAACGACAGTCCGATCGTCCGGGCGCTGATCGACGCGGCCGAAGCCGGCAAGTCGGTGACGGCGCTGGTCGAGCTCAAGGCCCGTTTCGACGAAGAGGCGAACATCCGCTGGGCACGCGACCTCGAGCGCGCCGGCGTGCAGGTCGTGTTCGGCTTCATCGAACTGAAGACCCATGCCAAGATGTCGATGGTCGTGCGCCGTGAAGACGGCAAACTTCGCACCTATTGCCACCTCGGCACCGGCAACTACCACCCGATCACCGCCAAGATCTATACCGACCTGTCCTTCTTCACCTGCAATCCGAAGATCGCCCATGACATGGCGAATATCTTCAACTTCATCACCGGTTACGGCGAGCCGAAGGAAAGCATGAAGCTGGCGGTTTCGCCCTATACGCTGCGCCCGCGCATCCTGCGCCATATCGAGGAGGAGATCGCCCATGCCAAGGCCGGTCGTCCAGCCGCGATCTGGATGAAGATGAACTCGCTCGTCGATCCGGAAATCATCGATGCGCTCTATCGCGCAAGCCATGCCGGCGTCGAGATCGATCTCGTCGTGCGTGGCATCTGCTGCCTGCGTCCGCAGGTGAAGGGGCTTTCCGACAAGATCCGCGTCAAGTCGATCGTCGGCCGCTTCCTCGAACACAGCCGCATCTTCTGCTTCGGCAACGGTCAGGGCCTGCCGTCCGACAAGGCGCTCGTCTATATCGGCTCGGCGGACATGATGCCGCGCAATCTCGATCGCCGCGTCGAGACCCTGGTGCCGCTGCTCAACCCAACGGTGCATGAACAGGTTCTATCACAGATTATGCTGGGCAATCTGATTGACAACCAGCAGAGCTACGAGATACTGCCCGACGGAACGTCAAGGCGCATGGAGGTGCGGCAGGGTGAGGAGCCTTTCAACGCCCAGCACTACTTCATGACCAACCCCAGCCTGTCCGGCCGCGGGGAAGCCTTGAAGTCAAGTGCACCGAAACTGATTGCCGGGGTTATGTCCGGTCGTAAGAAATAGGCAGTATGGTACGTTCTGAAGCTCAGGGGCGGCTCCAGGGAATCGCCCCTGTGACCGTTATCGACATCGGCTCGAACTCGGTTCGCGTGGTCATCTACGAAGGTCTGACGCGTGCCCCGACGGTTCTCTTCAATGAAAAGGTATTGTGTGGCCTCGGCAAGGGGCTCGGCGCCAACGGCCGGATGGACGACGAAGGCGTCGCCCGTGCGCTGGCTGCCCTGAGGCGCTTCAAGGCGTTGTCCGACCAGGCACAGGCCACCGATATCTACGTTCTGGCAACCGCTGCCGCCCGCGAGGCGAGCAACGGCCCGGATTTCATCCGAAGTGCCGAGGAAATCCTCGGGCAGAAGATTTCGGTCCTTTCCGGCGAGGAAGAGGCGAAATACTCCGCTCTCGGCGTGATCAGCGGCTTCCATGACGTCGACGGCATTGCCGGTGACTTGGGCGGTGGATCGCTCGAGCTGATCGACATCAAGGGCCATGAATTCGGCCGCGGCATCACGCTTCCGCTGGGCGGCCTGAGACTGTCGGAATCCTCCGGCAATTCGCTCGCCAAGGCGCGCAACTTCGCCCGCAAGCAGGTCAACACCGCGCGTTTTCTGGAAAAGGGCGAAGGGCGAACCTTCTATGCCGTCGGCGGAACCTGGCGCAACATCGCCAAGCTGCACATGGAGATGATCGACTATCCGCTGCACATGATGCAGGGATATGAGCTGTCGTTTCAGGACATGCAGAAATTCCTTGAAGAGGTGATCGACGCCAAGGATTCGAAGGATGCCGCCTGGCAGGCGGTGTCCAAGAACCGCCGCTCGCTTCTGCCCTATGGCGCGATTGCCATGCAGGAAGTCCTGAACGTCATGAAGCCGGCCAGGATCACCTTCTCGGCCCAGGGCGTGCGCGAAGGCTATCTCTATTCGCTGCTGCCGGACGCGGAGCGCGAGGCCGATCCGCTTCTTGTCGCAGCCGACCATCTTGCCATCCTGCGTGCCCGCTCGCCCGAACACGCCCGCGAACTCGCCGACTGGACCGGTCGCATGGTGCCCTTCTTCGGCGTGGCCGAGACGGAAGAGGAAAGCCGCTACCGGCAAGCTGCCTGCCTTGTGGCCGATATCAGCTGGCGTGCCCATCCCGATTACCGCGGTGCCCAGGCGATGAACGTCATCGCCCATTCCTCCTTCGTCGGCATCACCCATCCCGGCCGCGCCTATCTGGCGCTTGCCAATTACTACCGCTTCGAGGGCGTCGGCGACAACAACGCCACGGATGCGCTGGCAACGATCGCCACGCCGCGGCTTCTGGAACTCGCCAAGCTGCTCGGTGGCCTGCTGCGGGTCGTCTACCTGTTCTCCGCCTCCATGCCGGGATTGGTGCACCACCTGACCTTCCGCCAGTCGATGACGCCGGACCTTGATCTCGAATTCGTCGTGCCGCACGAATACGCCAATTTTGCCGGAGAACGCCTCGATGGCCGCCTGCAGCAACTGGCCAAACTGACCGGCAAGCGACTGGCCTTCAGGTTCGAATAGGGGCGGGCGGCGCCAAAAGGCTCCGCTACCCTTCTATATTCGGCTCTACCAGTCTCGCGAGATTGGCGAGGCATTGCTGCCAGGCGGAATCCGACGCCTTGCTCTCAGGAAGACGGTGTTCCTCAGGCCGCCGAAAACATCCTGCCCCGCACCAGCAGCGAAAGCGTCATGATGCTCAGTCCTGCAATCACGAGATTGGCAAGCGTGAACAGCACCAGCGCGAGCGTTGGGATTGCGCCGCCATCGCCATGGGCGGCAAGCAGGGTCGGCGCCGTGGCAATCGCGGTCATGCCGAAGCTGAAGGCCCAGAGACCCGGCACCGCACCCGCTTCGCCGATCCAGCGCCAAAGCCGCGCGAGAATGAGAAGCTGCAGCACCCCGTAACCGATCAGCGCATGGGCGAAGAGATCGGGCGTGCCGCCGCTGACGGCGATATAGGCAACCGCGCCGACCGGCGCCGGGGCAAGCTGCACCCCGATCGTCGGCCGCATCGGCACGGCGAGCGTCGGCCCGGTCAGGAGCCGGTTGAGCAGCACGGATTCCATCGCGAGCCAGGCGAAAAGGCCCGCGCCGAAGGCAAGCTGGCCGATCTCGGGATGGCCGAGGGCCGAGATGACCGTGGCCGAGACATAGCTTCCGGCAACCGTCGGCAGGTAGAGCACCGCCGTTGTCGTGGCGGGATCGCGTTCGCCATGCCACAATCCTCCCGTGCGCCAGACACCGAAGGCCAGCGTGAAGGCAAAACCGGCGGCAAACAGGATAGAGGCGCCGACAGCCGAGTAGGGCACGAGGCCGCCGGCCATCAGCATGGTCGAGACCCCGGCAAGGCCGATGAAACAGCATTGCACCGGATGGGCGGCCTCGGCGGCAAGCTTTGCCGGTGCCGTCACCGCCTTGATCCCGTAAAGCATGACCAGTGCAGCCCAGACCAGCGCCGCAACAAAATAGATAACATCGCCGATGATCGCCGGCATCGCCCAGGCGCGACCGGCCGCACGCCATGCATTGCCGAGGCCCGCGAGCCCGAGCACGATGCCGAAATAACTCGCCGGCATATTGGCGGCGATCAGGCGGATACCGCCCGAAGGGGCGGTGCTCGGCTGCAGCTTTGATATTGTTTCGACCACGGCGACCCCCAGGCGGCGCGATGAAGAAGCAACCGACTCAACTCTTGATAATCGAATTGGCCGGTGGCGACTGGGAGTAGGTGCGCGAGGGCGGGCCGTTGTCAACCGGATCTTTTATGCCGTCTGCAGGCCTGGCCTATCGCCTCGACCACTCGCTCCGCTCCTTCGCCTGGGCAAGCACCGCCTGCCTTATATAGGCGAGATCGCTGCCGGTTGCGACCAGCTGGAACCCGTCGTCAAACAGGGCCTGCCAGGAGCGGCCGTCGCGCGGCACGGTAGCGGCCGGCTTCCCGGCCTTTCGGATCGCTGCATAGGCCTCGGTGATCAGCGCTTCGACCTCTGGTGCCCCGGTCTGGTCGGGAAGGCCGATGCTGCCGGAAAGATCCGACGGCCCGATGAATACGACGTCGACGCCCTCGACCGACGAGATCGCACTGGCATTCTTCACCGCCTGTGCCGTCTCGATCTGCGGGATGATCAGCATCTGCTCATGCGCCCGCGCCACATAGTCGCCGACAAGGCCGTAACGCGACGCGCGCACGACGCCGGCAGCATTGCCTCGCTTGCCGTGCGGCGGGTAAAGGCAGGCATCGACCACCGACTTGGCCTCTTCGGCGCTATCGACCATCGGCACGAGAATGGATTGTGCGCCGGCATCGACGATGCGCTTCAGATAGGTCGGATCGCTGGAGGCAACCCGGACGATCGGGGCGGTGTCGGTGCCGAGAAGGGCGCGCATCATCGCGATCGCATTGTCGAGGTCGCCGACGCCGTGTTCCTGGTCGATGATGACGAAATCGAGTCCCGCATGGGCGACGATCTCGGCGACAGCCGGCGAGGCCGAATGCAACCACATACCAAAGCATTTGGTGCCGTTGTTGATCTTCGTCTTCAGCACATTCTCGATCGGATCCATGCCTGCCTCCCTGCTGGTGTTCCTGCGTCGTCACCCAAGATGCCGACCGGGAAAGCCTAAAGCTTTGCGAACCATCGACAAGTCCAATTGGGCGATGTCCGGTACGCAGGTAGCCGGTCAAACCGTGTCGTGCCGGTTGCCCTCTGTTGCCGGCTCACCTGGCAGAACGTCCGAGCGCCAGCCACCGGCCGGGCGGCATGCCGAAGGCTCCGCGGAAATGGCGGGTGAAATGCGCCTGATCGGCAAAACCGGCATCGGCCGCGGTGTCGGCCAGCGTGCCGCCCTGCGCCAGAAGCCGCTTTGCCCGTTCCAGCCGGCGCATGACCAGATAGCGATGCGGGCTGGTGCCCATCAGTCGGCGGAACTGCCGAGCGAGTTCGTAGCGGTCGAGGCCCGTGATCGCTTCCAGCGTTTCGGATCGCACCGCTTCCGTGCAGTTCTCGTCGAGGAAGTCTCGCGCCCGCAATACGGCCGATCGTGCCGCTGCGGCGATGGCCCTGCATGAGGACCCGGCCTGACGGTCAAGCCCGGCGGCAACCCGCATCACCACGTCGTCCATCACCAGTTCGTCGGGCTCGCGCTCGAGATCGCCGAGAATGTCCGCCAACGCCTGCCACAGACCGGTATCGGCAACGACTGGATCGGCGACGAAGGGCAGGGCGCTGCGATGGCCGCTGACAGCGCCGATCAGCTCCGGCGGAAGATAGATCATCCGGTAGATCAGCCCGTCTTCCGTGCCCGCAGCTCCGTCATGCACCTCGTCTGGATGCAGCACGATGACATTGCCCGGATTGCTGAAGCGCGAGGCGCCCCGATAGCGAAACGTCTGCACCCCGTGCAGCGTCAGGCCGAGCGCATAGGTATCGTGCCGATGCGGCGAAAATCCGTTGCCGTGAAAGCGCGCCTCGATGCGTTCCACACCCCGGCCGGGCAGGGCGACGCGCATTCCATCCGTGAAGTCCGGCTTGCACGAACGTTCAAGACCCGCCGTCCCGGCACTCGCTAAGTGCTCGGCTCTTTCGAGACCCTGAATGGAGTTGCACCGCATGTTCGACACCAAGATCGCCATCGTCATTCGCGATGATCTCGCCACCTGGCAGAAGCTCAACGTCACCGCCTTCCTGACGAGCGGCATCGTCGCCCAGCAGCCGGCGATCATCGGTGAACCATACCGGGACGCGGCGGGCCATGTCTACAATCCGATGAGCATCCAGCCGATCGTGGTGCTCGCCTGCGATCAGGAGACATTGAGGACGATCCACAAGCGTGCGCTCGATCGCGAGGTGACGATCTCCGCCTATATCGAGGAGATGTTTTCAACCGGCCACGATGCCGCCAATCGCGAGGTCTTCTCACGCTTCGGGCCGGACGATGCCCGGCTTGTCGGCATTGCGCTTCGGACCGACAGGAAGATCGTCGACAAGATCACCAAGGGCGCGAAAATGCACGCCTGATCATAGGAACCCACCTACAGCCGCCCTTACGCCTCCAGCGCAAGCGTTGCGAAACTCGCCAGCCAGTGCTCGCCCATATAGTCGCCGGCGACATGGGCAAGTGCGCTGGCGATATGGGCTTCGGCGGTCTCTTCCAGGACCGTTCGCCGTGGATCCGCAGCCGGAAGGGCGGCACAAAGCGAGCGCCAGCACCAGGCGCGTGACAGGTTGAGCCCGTCGAGATGGGCGATCTTGCCGTCGGTTCTGTCCGAAATGGTTGCCGGGACAAACAGCGTGGCAGGCTTTTGCCGGCCGATTTCGGGCAGGAAGCGGTCGAACCATTCGCCGAATGCGGTTTCCGGCATAAGCCTGCGCATGCATTCCGCCTCAATCAGCGCTGACGACAGAAAATCGTCGCCGGAAGGTTCACCCCAGGCCGGGCAGGCCTCGTCGGCGCCATACCAGCGATGAGCCGTATCCCGCAGCAGCGCCATCAAGGCCTTGTCGCCCACCGTTTCCGCGTAGTCGGCCGCCAGCCTCAGCGCAAACGCCGTGTTGAAATGCGTACCGACCCTCACTGGATAGGTGGCGACCGGCAGGAAATCGGTAAACCTTGCGACGACGATGTCGGTGAGCGGCTGGAGGATGCGGGCGAAACGGCCACCGTCCAGTCCCTCGAGTTCGGCGGCGAGCTTGAGCAGCCAGCCCCAGCCATAGGGCCGCTCGAAGCCGCGCATCAGCGGCGCGCTCATCGTGGCGCATTCACCCGCGACCTTGTCCGGCGTCAGCATCGTGTCGAACAGGGCGCAGATCTCACCGGCAACGGCAAGCTCGGGAAACCGCTTGAGCATATAGGCGAGCATCCAGTAGCCATGGACGCAGGAATGCCAGTCGAAACTACCGTAGAAAATCGGATAAAGCGCCCGCGGCGTTTTGGCATCCGCATCGCTTGCCAGCACATTGGACGGTTTGTTGGGATAGTCCCGGCCGACATGCCCGAGTGCGATCCTGGCAAACTTCTGGGCGATATCGGCGGTGAGATGAGGGCGCATGGAGGTCTCGTTGAAAAGGTTCAGGTGAGCGAATATCATTGACGAACGGAGACTATCAGTCGGAGGTGCGATGATGAATGCCATCACCATAAGAAACCTGTCCGATGAGGCAACGCGGGCACTGGAAGCGCGCGCTGCGGAAAACGGCACCACCGCGGAGGTGGAGGCCGAGCGCATCCTGCAGGAGGCGTTGGCAGTGGTCGATATCGGAGAAGAGACCGAGAAAAAGGAAGAGCCCAAAGTAGGGTTGGGTACGGCCCTGCGACAGCTAGGGGAGAGATTTCCCGAGCTTGCGGATATCGATTTCTCTCGCGATCAGACGCCGGCATGGAGCCCGTCATCCGAATGATCGTCGTCGATACGAATGTGATTTCCGAAATACCGAAGACGGATATTCATCGCACAGTACAGGCTTGGCTGGATAATCAGCGCGGGCCCTCACTCTATGCCACTGCAATCAGCCTTGCAGAAATAACTTTCGGTATCGAAAAGCTCCCATACGGGCGGCGGAAGGATGTGTTACGGGAAAATATGGAAACTGTTTTCGGCACCTATTTCCCTGGCCGCATCCTCCCTTTTGATGAATACGCCGCACGAGCCTATGGTCGCCTGGTGGCGGAGGCGCGTGCCAACGGCAGATCGATCCTCATCGCCGACGGCCAGATCGCGGCCATCGCAAAGGTCCACGGCTTCACCATCGCCACGCGTGATACCGCCCCGTTCGAGGCGGCCGGCATTCCCGTCATCGATCCCTGGATCTTGTCGTCGGGCGCAAGCCTATAGCTCGACCGCCTCGACCTTCTTGTTGACGAAGCGAAGCGCCACGCCGCCATCGATCAGTTTCAGCGCCGTTTCGCCGAAAAGTTCGCGCCGCCAGCCGGAAAGTGCGGCGACATTGGCTTTTTCGCCTTCGGATGCGATCTTTTCCAGATCGTCGCTATTGGCGATCACCTTGGCGGCAACGCCCTGCTTGTCGGAGATGAGCTTCAGCAGAACCTTGAGAAGCTCGACGGCTGCGGCCGTTCCTTCCGGAACATGGGTATGCTTTGGCGGGTGCGGCATGTCGGCCTTTGGCAGCGCCAGGGCTGCATTGACGGCCTCGATGATCGCAGCACCGGAGGAGGAACGCTCCCAGCCCTTCGGAATTGTGCGCAGGCGGCCGAGCGCTTCGGTATCCTTTGGCTGCTGCTGGGCGATCTCGTAGATCGCATCGTCCTTCAGCACCCTGGAGCGCGGCACGTTGCGGCTGCGCGCCTCGCGTTCGCGCCATGCGGCGACGAATTTCAATACGGCGAGTTCGGTCGGCTTTCTGAGCCGTGCCTTCAACCGCTGCCAGGCATCGTCCGGATGCAGGTCATAGGTGGAGGGGCTTTCGAGGATCGCCATTTCCTCGGTCAGCCACAGGGCGCGGCCTTCGCGCTCGAGCTGCTCCTTCAGCGACAGATAGACGTCGCGCAGGTGGGTGACGTCGGCCAGCGCATAGTCGAGCTGCTTTTCCGACAGCGGCCTGCGGCTCCAGTCGGTGAAACGCGACGACTTGTCGATCTGGATATTCTTGATGCGGCTGACCAGCTGGTCATAGGAAACGCTGTCGCCGAAACCGCAGACCATGGCGGCGACCTGCGTATCGAAGATCGGATGCGGCACCAGCTTGCCGAGATGGTGGATGATTTCGATATCCTGGCGGGCGGCATGGAAAACCTTGACCACCGCGGAATTCGCCATCAGCTCGAAGAAGGGCGCAAGATCCAGCCCTTTTGCCAGCGGATCGACGAGCACTTCCATCGTCGGGCTCGCCATCTGTATGAGGCAGAGTTCGGGCCAGAACGTCGTCTCCCGAAGGAACTCCGTGTCGATTGTGATGAAATCCGATTGCGCCAGTTGGGCGCAGGCTTCCTGAAGGGCTGCGGTTGTGTCGATCATCGGTCCGTTCGCGTGCGGTGATCAACCTTCCTTTCGCTTTAAGGCCTTGATGTCAATACCACCATGCAGCGGCGAAGGCGTTAGTCCCTGCGATCTTTCTCCGGCGGTGCGGCGAGCTTGGCGAAATAGGCCGATGTGCGCAACAGAGCCCGGAAACGTGAGCGTCGCTCGGAGGGCGGCACCGGCGGCCTCACCCCCATGCGCCTTATGGTGAAGATCAGGAAGCCGACGAAGATGAACGAGGTATAGCCGAAAAAGGCCCGCGGCCCGCAATATTGCAGAAGGGTTGCCGCAAGCAGCGGCCCGACGATTGCGCCTACCGACCAGAAGAACAAAAGGCCGGACGCGACGAGCGCATACTGTCCGGGTTGCGCATGATCGTTTCCATGCGCCGAACACAGCGAATAGAGCGGCATGGAAAAGGCACCGAACAGGAAGACGGCGATGATATTGGCCGTCTGGTTGTTGCCGGCGCCGAACGAGAGATAGGCGCCCGTCAGGATCGACCCGACCGTCGCCCAGACGATCACGCGGCGCCGGTCGAGCTTGTCGGAATAGACGCCGAGCGGATATTGCAGCACCACGCCGCCGATGATGCCGGCGCTCATGAAGGTCGCGATCGAGGTGATGTCCATGCCGAGCTCATGCGCATAGATCGGCCCGATATTGCGGAAGGCGGCCAT
Protein-coding sequences here:
- the rnd gene encoding ribonuclease D, whose product is MIDTTAALQEACAQLAQSDFITIDTEFLRETTFWPELCLIQMASPTMEVLVDPLAKGLDLAPFFELMANSAVVKVFHAARQDIEIIHHLGKLVPHPIFDTQVAAMVCGFGDSVSYDQLVSRIKNIQIDKSSRFTDWSRRPLSEKQLDYALADVTHLRDVYLSLKEQLEREGRALWLTEEMAILESPSTYDLHPDDAWQRLKARLRKPTELAVLKFVAAWREREARSRNVPRSRVLKDDAIYEIAQQQPKDTEALGRLRTIPKGWERSSSGAAIIEAVNAALALPKADMPHPPKHTHVPEGTAAAVELLKVLLKLISDKQGVAAKVIANSDDLEKIASEGEKANVAALSGWRRELFGETALKLIDGGVALRFVNKKVEAVEL